Proteins encoded by one window of Aspergillus puulaauensis MK2 DNA, chromosome 4, nearly complete sequence:
- a CDS encoding Zn(II)2Cys6 transcription factor (COG:S;~EggNog:ENOG410PPGI;~InterPro:IPR036864,IPR001138;~PFAM:PF00172;~go_function: GO:0000981 - DNA-binding transcription factor activity, RNA polymerase II-specific [Evidence IEA];~go_function: GO:0008270 - zinc ion binding [Evidence IEA];~go_process: GO:0006355 - regulation of transcription, DNA-templated [Evidence IEA]), giving the protein MSGKLFKSCRRCRQQKVRCDARTHMPCSRCRTAGYDHECVLDTVSRPRPSERRRHANTPHSRSGFTATTDASPRSNMSVSSSHLENLELQQFSPQDMIAPQSVMHSMSVNLRESSPIFLGESDVADSRGDIISRGIISDEDARNIYERFMNCSKNFIPLFDPVRDTFDSIRSRSLFCFTVIIYLASRAATDFRGNVHLQRVLQDEAQRLAEDSFFAKPTKLETVQGMILLAAYSEKTWFSTALILRTALDLGLEKSLDTLLAHSTAPRSYLSASMEDRQLVWQTRTWLISSTLELDVASGTGRKSRLGDVDISKLRKFLDYPLSLHCDLRTVSIIEYHQIRTRGRQIIENSTAAQIISTELPAIMRKLNQWWEEWDELHHRELPTCTSWIILTFRKRVPSWCVSAVVFEVDAQLRQGFYILCDYS; this is encoded by the exons atGTCCGGAAAGCTATTCAAGAGCTGCAGGCGGTGCAGACAGCAAAAGGTCCGCTGCGACGCCCGCACCCACATGCCGTGCTCGAGGTGTCGTACCGCCGGGTACGACCACGAGTGCGTGCTGGACACCGTCAGTAGGCCGCGTCCATCGGAGAGGCGACGACATGCGAACACTCCTCA TTCTCGCAGCGGGTTTACTGCTACCACGGATGCTAGTCCACGGAGCAACATGTCCGTGTCGAGCAGCCACTTAGAGAACCTCGAATTGCAGCAGTTCAGCCCGCAGGACATGATTGCGCCGCAGTCGGTGATGCATTCCATGTCTGTGAATCTAAGGGAGAGCTCGCCCATCTTCTTGGGGGAGTCGGATGTTGCCGATTCCAGGGGTGATATTATCTCGCGCGGTATCATCAGCGACGAGGATGCGCGGAACATCTACGAAAG ATTCATGAACTGCAGCAAGAACTTCATCCCTCTGTTCGATCCTGTCAGAGACACTTTCGACTCCATCCGCTCGCGATCGCTATTCTGCTTCACGGTGATTATCTACCTGGCCAGCCGTGCAGCGACTGATTTCCGTGGGAATGTTCATTTGCAGCGCGTGCTTCAGGACGAAGCTCAgcggctggcggaggacTCTTTCTTTGCGAAGCCTACTAAATTAGAGACCGTGCAGGGCATGATCCTTCTTGCGGCGTACTCGGAAAAGACCTGGTTCTCGACAGCCCTGATTCTGCGCACGGCGTTGGATTTGGGCCTTGAGAAGTCGCTGGATACTTTGCTGGCCCATAGCACGGCACCGAGAAGCTACCTGTCAGCAAGCATGGAGGACCGACAGCTTGTCTGGCAGACGCGCACATGGCTGATTTCATCTAcactggagctggacgtCGCGAGTGGAACGGGCCGGAAGTCGCGTCTGGGAGACGTTGATATCTCGAAGCTGCGCAAGTTTCTTGATTACCCTTTATCGCTTCACTGCGATCTGCGGACTGTGTCGATTATCGAGTATCACCAGATTCGGACGAGAGGCCGGCAGATAATTGAGAATTCCACTGCGGCTCAGATTATATCGACCGAGCTGCCTGCGATTATGCGGAAGCTGAACCAGTGgtgggaggagtgggatgagTTGCACCATCGTGAGTTACCTACGTGTACGTCTTGGATTATTCTGACTTTCAGAAAACGCGTTCCATCCTGGTGCGTTTCAGCGGTCGTCTTTGAAGTTGATGCTCAACTACGCCAAG GTTTTTACATACTGTGTGACTATAGCTAG
- a CDS encoding uncharacterized protein (COG:S;~EggNog:ENOG410PPGI;~TransMembrane:1 (o34-56i)), with product MEPDAVLNLWRELVEVIESQLTFLVTESAYRCQLIWAPTYPALTIAFITTFAIRVARWHPTLINRRLVLQRVRQILEYLKQPPYPDIHRTVQIFVNYAGALLTEQDLCNNDSSNPQHGAAAPLRTPEIDSASTSDFNQTGAGPSSENPMLRVEKEADLTASSAAEPRPEPVLPRLLGYDIPNWNLTAPIADSFDLFEEGQTDIFDFLPDLCRT from the exons ATGGAACCAGACGCCGTCCTCAACCTCTGGAGGGAACTGGTGGAAGTGATCGAGAGCCAATTGACATTTCTGGTGACGGAATCAGCATACAGGTGCCAGCTAATTTGGGCTCCAACATACCCCGCCCTGACTATTGCGTTTATCA CAACGTTCGCCATTAGGGTAGCGCGGTGGCATCCTACGCTGATCAACCGACGCCTAGTCCTGCAACGTGTCCGGCAGATCCTCGAATACCTCAAACAGCCGCCCTACCCGGACATTCACAGAACAGTCCAGATATTCGTCAACTATGCTGGAGCGCTTCTCACGGAACAGGATTTATGTAACAACGACAGCAGTAACCCGCAGCACGGTGCTGCAGCGCCGTTGAGGACCCCAGAGATTGATAGCGCATCCACATCGGACTTCAACCAGACAGGCGCTGGACCCTCTTCTGAGAACCCGATGCTCCgggtggagaaggaggccgaTCTGACcgcttcttcagctgcagaGCCTAGGCCTGAGCCTGTCCTGCCCAGACTTCTGGGCTACGATATCCCGAACTGGAACCTGACGGCGCCGATAGCCGATTCGTTCGACCTGTTCGAGGAAGGCCAGACAGACATCTTTGACTTTCTGCCTGACCTGTGCCGGACTTGA
- a CDS encoding putative MFS multidrug transporter (COG:G;~EggNog:ENOG410Q2PC;~InterPro:IPR020846,IPR011701,IPR036259;~PFAM:PF07690;~TransMembrane:12 (i68-87o107-125i137-156o162-184i196-218o224-243i294-313o333-354i374-396o402-428i435-458o470-491i);~go_function: GO:0022857 - transmembrane transporter activity [Evidence IEA];~go_process: GO:0055085 - transmembrane transport [Evidence IEA]), which yields MEDEKGGQVISRPEKAPGEGSNSGTSGSVAATSYPTPTPPPTPIPPTVITFKDCPKQSPYNWPLSKKLYVVFFTLLSVMNSGISSSLPSNAVPYIMEDFNMKDNGQGSLPTGMFLVGYVVGPLIWSPLSETIGRRPVLLYTFIGFFVFTLACALAPGWSTLVFFRFVCGCMAASPQTVIGGAYADIFEARPRGRAMTFYMAAASFGPVLGPIISGFASEHGWRWTFWADLILAGVTLAGLVFLPESFGPVILKRHAAELSKMSGTEITAPVSKVDTNLATIFLRPLYMLIFEPIILFTSIYVGVVYALVFFFFQAYPIIFPEVYGFSIKMTSLAFLPLGIGAASTALVAISWDLKYESAKSRNKTWFLPFSPELHRLPVSCIGGLAIAISLFWLAWTATPTIHWIAPVMAGLLFGFGYQSIFTSLLVYVTDAYNIYSASALASSVILRSMLGAALPVAAKPMYRDLGVGWATTVVGFVSVACLPIPYVLLWKGRWVRERSRFCQMLVKEGVGDGVGSGGGVQDRTGEE from the exons ATGGAGGACGAAAAGGGAGGCCAAGTAATTTCCCGGCCGGAGAAGGCTCCAGGAGAAGGCTCAAATTCAG GAACAAGCGGTTCTGTGGCAGCCACGAGCTATCCTACGCCCACACCACCGCCGACGCCCATTCCTCCTACTGTGATAACATTCAAAGACTGCCCGAAGCAAAGCCCGTACAATTGGCCGCTCTCGAAGAAACTCTATGTCGTCTTCTTTACGCTCCTATCGGTGATGAATAGCGgcatctcctcctcgctcccaAGCAATGCTGTTCCGTACATCATGGAGGACTTCAACATGAAGGACAACGGGCAGGGTAGTCTCCCCACTGGGATGTTCTTGGTAGGGTATGTAGTCGGGCCTTTGATATGGAGTCCGTTAAGCGAAACTATCGGACGACGCCCGGTCCTCCTCTACACCTTTATTGGGTTCTTCGTCTTTACGCTCGCGTGCGCACTGGCTCCTGGGTGGTCGACCCTGGTCTTCTTTCGCTTTGTCTGCGGCTGCATGGCTGCTTCTCCGCAGACTGTCATCGGGGGTGCGTACGCGGATATCTTCGAGGCTAGACCGAGGGGGAGAGCAATGACTTTTTACATGGCC GCTGCGAGCTTCGGGCCTGTTTTGGGTCCTATCATCTCCGGATTCGCGTCTGAACATGGCTGGAGGTGGACATTCTGGGCTGACCTGATACTCGCCGGTGTCACACTTGCTGGGCTGGTTTTCCTACCAG AATCATTCGGCCCAGTGATACTCAAGCGCCACGCCGCAGAGCTGAGCAAGATGTCTGGAACCGAGATAACCGCCCCCGTATCGAAAGTCGATACAAACCTCGCAACGATCTTCCTACGACCGCTGTACATGCTCATATTTGAACCGATTATCCTCTTCACCTCGATCTACGTCGGCGTCGTCTACgccctggtcttcttcttcttccaggcctACCCAATTATCTTCCCAGAGGTATACGGCTTCAGCATCAAAATGACCTCGCTCGCCTTTCTTCCAC TCGGAATCGGCGCCGCATCCACAGCCCTAGTCGCCATATCCTGGGACCTAAAATACGAATCTGCCAAATCGCGCAACAAGACCTggttcctccccttcagccCGGAACTGCACCGCCTCCCCGTCTCCTGCATCGGCGGGCTCGCAATCGCCATCTCGCTCTTCTGGCTCGCCTGGACCGCAACACCCACCATCCACTGGATCGCGCCCGTCATGGCGGGCCtgctcttcggcttcggaTACCAGTCCATCTTCACCTCGTTGCTGGTGTACGTCACGGATGCGTATAACATCTACAGCGCGAGTGCGCTGGCCAGTTCGGTGATTCTGCGGAGTATGCTGGGTGCGGCGCTTCCGGTGGCTGCGAAGCCGATGTATAGGGATTTGGGGGTGGGGTGGGCGACGACGGTGGTGGGGTTTGTGAGTGTGGCGTGTTTACCGATTCCGTATGTGTTGCTTTGGAAGGGGAGGTGGGTTCGTGAACGGAGTCGGTTTTGTCAGATGTTGGTTAAGGAGGGGGTTGGTGATGGGGTTGGGTCTGGAGGGGGGGTGCAGGATAGGACTGGGGAGGAGTAG
- a CDS encoding uncharacterized protein (COG:S;~EggNog:ENOG410QE86;~SECRETED:SignalP(1-18)), with protein sequence MKLTSTIISVLLATSASAVLDKWAPWGKRDYACINAYSGPTDNSTIAPNWPIEIRFNRNSGRCDASLDHYPTAEYSLWLHNNPVRQPAGFVTSEYQVKLQDGIPSDAGSVTFELPDDLPEVGDDSVWYLRLNTYLPTAPQMPSLFNALGPFRLVR encoded by the exons atGAAGCTTACATCTACAATTATCTCTGTTCTCCTCGCTACCAGCGCCTCCGCTGTCCTCGACAAGTGGGCTC CCTGGGGCAAACGCGACTATGCCTGCATAAACGCCTACTCAGGCCCAACCG ACAACAGCACCATCGCGCCAAACTGGCCGATCGAGATCCGATTCAACCGCAACAGCGGCCGCTGCGACGCAAGCCTGGACCACTACCCAACCGCCGAATACAGTCTGTGGCTGCACAACAACCCTGTCCGTCAGCCGGCGGGCTTCGTCACCTCCGAGTACCAGGTGAAGCTCCAGGACGGCATCCCCTCGGACGCTGGCAGTGTGACCTTTGAGCTTCCGGATGATCTGCCTGAGGTTGGGGATGACTCGGTGTGGTATTTGAGGTTGAATACGTATTTGCCTACTGCGCCGCAG ATGCCTTCTTTGTTCAATGCGCTGGGGCCGTTTAGGCTTGTCCGGTAG